In a genomic window of Balaenoptera ricei isolate mBalRic1 chromosome 3, mBalRic1.hap2, whole genome shotgun sequence:
- the SLC6A7 gene encoding sodium-dependent proline transporter, with translation MKKLQGAHLSKPIIPDLLMTPSDQGDVDLDVDFAADRGNWTGKLDFLLSCIGYCVGLGNVWRFPYRAYTNGGGAFLVPYFLMLAICGIPLFFLELSLGQFSSLGPLAVWKISPLFKGAGAAMLLIVGLVAIYYNMIIAYVLFYLFASLTSNLPWEHCGNWWNTDLCLEHRGSKDGNGALPLNLTSTVSPSEEYWSRYVLHIQGSRGIGSPGQIRWNLCLCLLLAWVIVFLCILKGVKSSGKVVYFTATFPYLILLMLLVRGVTLPGAWKGIQFYLTPQFHHLLSSKVWIEAALQIFYSLGVGFGGLLTFASYNTFHQNIYRDTFIVTLGNAITSILAGFAIFSVLGYMSQELGVPVDQVAKAGPGLAFVVYPQAMTMLPLSPFWSFLFFFMLLTLGLDSQFAFLETIVTAVTDEFPYYLRPKKAVFSGLICVAMYLMGLVLTTDGGMYWLVLLDDYSASFGLMVVVITTCLAVTRVYGIQRFCRDIHMMLGFKPGLYFRACWLFLSPATLLALLVYSIVKYQPSEYGSYRFPAWAELLGILMGLLSCLMIPAGMLVAVLREEGSLWERLQQASRPALDWGPSLEENRTGMYVATLAGSQSPKPLMVHMRKYGGITSFENTAIEVDREIAEEEESMM, from the exons ATGAAGAAGCTCCAGGGAGCTCACCTCAGCAAG CCCATCATCCCAGACCTGCTGATGACCCCCAGTGACCAGGGCGATGTAGACCTGGACGTGGACTTTGCCGCAGACCGGGGGAACTGGACAGGCAAGCTGGACTTCCTGCTGTCCTGCATCGGCTACTGTGTAGGCCTGGGGAACGTCTGGCGTTTCCCCTATCGAGCCTACACCAACGGAGGAG GCGCCTTCCTTGTGCCCTACTTCCTCATGCTGGCCATCTGCGGCATCCCCCTCTTCTTCCTCGAGCTCTCTCTGGGCCAGTTCTCCAGCCTGGGACCCCTGGCTGTCTGGAAAATCAGCCCCCTCTTCAAAG GTGCCGGCGCGGCCATGCTGCTCATCGTGGGCCTGGTGGCCATCTACTACAACATGATCATCGCCTACGTCCTCTTCTACCTCTTCGCCTCCCTCACCAGCAACCTGCCCTGGGAGCACTGTGGCAACTGGTGGAACACGGACCTCTGCCTCGAGCACAGAGGCTCCAAGGACGGCAACGGGGCCCTGCCCCTCAACCTCACCAGCACCGTCAGCCCCAGCGAGGAGTACTGGAG CCGCTACGTTCTCCACATCCAAGGCAGCCGGGGCATCGGAAGTCCTGGGCAGATCCGCTGGAACCTCTGCCTTTGCCTGCTGCTTGCCTGGGTCATCGTGTTCCTCTGTATCCTCAAGGGTGTGAAGTCCTCAGGCAAG GTGGTGTACTTCACGGCCACGTTCCCCTACCTCATCCTGCTCATGCTGCTGGTCCGTGGAGTCACCCTCCCAGGGGCCTGGAAGGGCATCCAGTTCTATCTCACCCCGCAGTTCCACCACCTGTTGTCTTCCAAG GTGTGGATCGAAGCTGCTCTTCAGATCTTCTACTCCCTGGGTGTGGGCTTCGGGGGGCTCCTCACCTTTGCGTCCTACAACACGTTTCACCAGAACATCTATAG AGACACCTTCATCGTCACCCTGGGCAACGCCATCACCAGCATCCTGGCTGGCTTTGCCATCTTCTCCGTGCTGGGCTACATGTCTCAGGAGCTGGGTGTGCCTGTGGACCAAGTAGCCAAAGCAG GCCCTGGCCTGGCCTTTGTCGTCTATCCACAGGCCATGACCATGCTGCCTCTGTCGCCCTTCTggtccttcctcttcttcttcatgCTGCTGACTCTTGGCTTGGACAGCCAG TTTGCCTTCCTGGAGACCATTGTGACAGCTGTTACAGATGAGTTCCCGTATTACCTGCGGCCCAAGAAGGCTGTGTTCTCAGGGCTCATCTGTGTGGCCATGTACCTGATGGGGCTGGTCCTCACCACGGAT GGGGGCATGTACTGGCTGGTCCTTCTGGACGACTACAGCGCCAGCTTCGGGCTAATGGTGGTGGTGATCACCACGTGCCTCGCTGTCACCCGGGTGTATG GCATCCAGAGGTTCTGCCGGGATATCCACATGATGCTGGGCTTCAAGCCGGGCCTCTACTTCAGGGCCTGCTGGCTGTTCCTGTCCCCGGCCACGCTCCTG GCCCTGCTGGTGTATAGCATCGTCAAGTACCAGCCCTCAGAATATGGCAGCTACCGCTTCCCAGCCTGGGCGGAGCTGCTGGGCATCCTGATGGGCCTGCTGTCCTGCCTCATGATCCCAGCCGGCATGCTGGTGGCTGTGCTTCGAGAGGAGGGCTCGCTCTGGGAG CGGCTCCAGCAGGCCAGCCGGCCAGCCCTAGATTGGGGCCCGTCGCTGGAGGAGAACCGGACAGGCATGTACGTGGCCACGCTGGCCGGGAGCCAGTCCCCCAAGCCACTGATGGTGCACATGCGCAAGTACGGGGGCATCACCAGCTTCGAGAACACGGCCATCGAGGTGGACCGAGAGATTGCAGAGGAGGAGGAATCCATGATGTGA